The following nucleotide sequence is from Leopardus geoffroyi isolate Oge1 chromosome D4, O.geoffroyi_Oge1_pat1.0, whole genome shotgun sequence.
cttatcctttcttttattaatgtgatgtatcacattgattgatttgcaaatgttgaaccagccctgcagtccaggaatgaattccacttgatcatggtaaataattctttttatatgctactgaattcaatttgctaatatcttgagaatttttgcatccatgtttatcaggaacaatggcctgtaattctccttttttgctgggtctctggtttgggaatcaaagtaatactggcttctcagaatgagtctggatgttttccttccatttctattttttggaacagcttgagaaggataggtattaactctgatttaaatgtctggtagaattctccagggaagccatctagtccaggactcttatttgctgggagatttttgataactgattcaatttcttcactagttatgggtctgttcaaattttctatttcttcccgtttgagttttggtagtgtgtgggtgtttaggaatttgtccatttcttccaggttgtccagtttgttggcatataatttttcatagtattccctgataattgctcatatttctgagggattggtggtaataaatccattttcatttgtgattttatacatttgggccctttctcttttctttttgagaaggctggatttaccaattttgtttattttttcaaaaaaccaactcttagtttcattaatctgttctgttatttggcgggggggggggaggattctatattgtttatttctgctcagatctttactatttctctccctctgctgcgtttggggtttctttgctgttctgcttctagttcctttaggtgtgctgttagattttgtacttgggatttttcGTTTCTTTAGACAGGCCTggaatgcaatgtattttcctcttaggactgcctttgctgcatcccaaaaggtttggactgttgtgttttcattttcatttgtttccatatatttttttaatttcttttttaattgcctggttgacccattcattctttagtagaatgttctttaacctccatgtatttggaggttttccaaactttttcctgtggttgatttcaagcttcatagcactgtgatctgaaagtatgcatggtatgatctcaattcatttatatttattgagggctgttttgtgagtTTGGATACACTTTTTATTCTTTACATATGTATTCATAATTGAGATTGACCATAGTTTTACTCTGACAGTTTTGGGTAAAAAGGCAATTTTAGtttgataaaataatttgcaaagtGTTCCATAACTTTTTCACATTGGAACATATTATAGAGcacattatttgtttcttaaaagcataaaataactaTCATAAGTATTCTGTATCCAGTGTCAATTTTGAAAGTCTAGTACTCACAATGAGATCCCTATTACACATCACAGTAAATGTGGCATAgaatgtgttgaataaatgagtgagtgaagaaTACTAGCAGAATGGAAAGCACCGGGTTCAGTGACAACACATAATCAGGACCCTACTTAGACTAGGAGGTTAGAAACTTATGCTAGAAAGATAATATCTAAGTTGGGAGAAGCCCTTTCAGCTTAACAAAACAGCATATACAAATgcatgaagaagaaagagaatatgtAGTATTTcaggaaagtaaaagaaatttaatatggCCATTTCATATCATTGAGGGTATCAGTAGTGGCTTCAGAATTTCTAAATTAGAGGGACTTAGGGGTGACAGTTTGGTTGACGGAGGTACTAGAGAACTTTCCATGAAGTTGTGTTGCATACCAAACACATTGCTTTTCCTTAGACTGTATTTCTCTGTTGGATGTCGTTTGTGGCGAGGCTAATGAAGATTACTGTGAAGCAAATCTACCCAATAATCCTTCCTTGACACCACCAGTGGGGAGAAATAGCAGAAGTGGATTAAGATAGGCTTTGTGTGACGGATTGTTTTTGGTGAAGTTACTGGCTTTGCTTTCTCTTATTCACCCTGGATTAGAAAATATCTTCCCTCATGTGGGACCTTTTCTGAACAGAAAGACAGCTATTCCTCTTTCATAACTTTCATACTTTCATACCCCCACCCaaggataaaacaaaataatggaagTTAAAGTGATTTGATAAATCTatatcataaatttaaatttcccTGAGTCTTGTCCTTTTCTAAACCCTGAACGTGACATGGATACATGAAGATGGGGAATGATTCAACCGTGACCAAATTCTTTCTGGTGGGACTTTCCAAATACCCAGAGCTCCAGCTTTTTCTGTTTGTGCTCTGCCTCATCATGTATGTGATAATTCTGCTGGGAAATAGCCTCCTCATTGTCATCAGCACATTTGATTCTcgcctccacacccccatgtacttcttccttggGAACCTCTCATTCTTGGACATCTGCTACACATCATCATCCATTCCCCCGATGCTTGTCATATTTAAGTCTGAGAGAAAATCTATCTCCTTCATTGGCTGTGCTCTGCAGATGGTTGTCTCCCTTGGGTTGGGCTCCACTGAGTGTATCCTCCTGGTTGTGATGGCCTATGATAGGTATGTGGCTATCTGCAACCCATTGAGGTACCCCATCATCATGAACAGGGTGCTTTGTGTGCACATGGCTGCTTGGTCCTGGATCATAGGCTGCCTAAACTCCTTAGTGCAAACAGTCCTGACAATGGTATTGCCTTTCTGTGGGAATAATGTCATTGATCATATTACCTGTGAGATCCTGGCTCTTCTTAAACTCATATGTTCAGATATCTCCATCAATGTGCTTATCATGACAGTGGCAAATATTGTTTTACTGGTGATTCCTCTGCTGTTAATTCTCATTTCCTATGTTTTTATCCTCTCTTCCATCCTGAGAATTAATTCTgctgaagggagaaagaaagcttTTTCTACCTGTTCTGCCCACCTGACTGTGGTTATCCTGTTCTATGGTTCAGCCCTTTTTATGTACATGAAGCCCAAGTCAAAGGACACAAACACTTCTGATGAGATCATTGGACTGTCTTATGGAGTGGTAACCCCGATGTTGAATCCCATCATCTACAGCTTGAGGAATAAAGAGGTGAAAGAGGCTGTGAAGAAAGTCTTGAGCAGACACCTGCATCTATGGAAAATATAAGAGGTCTTGAGGCATGTGATACCCTCCATGTTGAGACCAGATCAGATCTTTTGTGTTCACAGAGGAAGTCAGAGAACCCAGTATTAAGAGAACTTATCTCCTAGTAAGTCCAAATATAGGACTTATATTCTTTTCAACACAGAAGTCTCATGTAAGCCTTCTGAATAATGTCTAGTCTGCAGTTTCTATTTGTATGTAGCTCTGCCATTTGGTTCCATACAGGGCACATGGCTTTTCCTCAAGATaaatctccctcttctctgctttcttctctctcttccatgtTTTTATCGCTCTTCTCTTCCctatttcctccttcttttcctttccccttctccatctgttttgttactctactttccttctgttttcctggtCTCCTTTCTCAGTTTAAACTGAACATCTATCGTTTTGTTGTCTAGTATCCCCTCTTCTGGTAAAAGAATGTAccttttcttttgacattcaacAGTGCCTCCCTCTGAGTCCATGTGTGCTGGAGGGGGCTGATCTCTGAAAACAGTGGTACCATTGGAAACAAAGGGCTAGGCAATTAAAGCAAATCCCTCTGGTTacagtgattcattcattcagtatagGAGATGAGTTCTGCCAGGCTAATCAAACTCAACCCAAGAATGCTGTCTCAGACTAAGAAAAGAGGCACTCTTACTGCTAAGGTTTTTAAACTGATAAAGTGTAAGCCTGGAGCCAATCTTTATCAATAAGTTCAGGGAGCCTATCTGAGAGGCAAAGAGGTGTTGACAGAATGAGGAAGAGTGTGTGTGATCCTGCTATTTTAACTCCTTGATCCAGCTGTGTCTAAAGTCAGTTcacaaaaattctttttagttACATGAATCAATAAATTACCTTTTTATAAAAAACTTATGAGTTGGATTTCCATCACTTAACAATTATATAGTCCcaactaaaatatttctttgtaccCGCTTCTCCACTTATATTTTTGAGGTAAAATACATGAGAATATATTACCTAAGTGGCCCCAAGTTCTCCAGCCTTCAGGGGCTCTCCTTCCTTTAACAACTAAGTAATCTAATTTCTATTTTGTGTGCCTATAGACATTCCAGTCACCTCCCCAATTATTTCTGAGgactatttccattttcttagtttctggttttgattttatgCCAGACTATTCTAAACttttctaggggtacctgggtggctcagtttgttgggtgtccaaccttggctcaagtcatgatctcacagttcatgatttcaagccctgtatcgggcttgctgctgtcaacaaagagcccgCTTttgatcctctgtgcccctctctctctctctctgcccctcctctacttgcactctctcaaaaacaaataaacattaaaaaaataaacaaataaaataaatttttctatcATTCTTCCCTGGTAATCTTATATGTCTCTGTGTCAAGCTCTCAACAGTATATTTTGCCCACAAAGAATAAACGTAAGTCTCCTAAATATCCACATTCAAAAGACCACAATGTTTAACACCTTTATTTAGGCTTGAATATAACAAAAAAGGGACTAATATcactaaggaaaataaatcagtatTAAATACTACTGTTCTTGGTATCTACTAGCCATCCCCCTTTACATGGGCCCTCTAATGTCCATTTTCCTCTTTAGCTTCTGTCCTGATACAACATTGACAGTGtctattcatttccttcttccatAAGAATCAGCACctctctcaataaaaatgaatggatacCTAACTCAAAGCACTCCTCAGCATGGTCTTGCTCAAAATGGAGTGTGAGCTTCCAAAAGCAGAATGCAGCTTCCACTCTTAGAGCTATAGTAAAGAACTtcaggaagtttttaaaaaccagtgcTTCCTCACCAGCAATAATTTAGAAACACTGAAGTCCAATAAACAAGCACCTTGAGTGATATGTTCTGTCTGTGAAAATATACCAATatactatctcttttttttattttctttaatgtttatttatttttgagagacagagtatgagtacgggagcggcagagagaggaagacacagaatctgaagcaggctccaggctctgagctgtcagcacagagcctgacatggggcttgaactcatgaaccatgagatcatgccctgtgccgaagttggatatcacccaggcaccccagacactTTCAATAAAAagccaaagaaggaaagaattcaacCCATTACCTGCCTTATTATTAGTATTAGAAGCTTATTATAGCCCTTACGGAACTGGAATCCATATAGTACATTCtttacaaagaaacagaatccaacaatcAAAAGTACTCTTAACATCCCctctttgagtttgtttttatgattttttaaattttttaacatgctcatttatttttgagagagagagaaaaaaaaacagaatgcaagtgggggaaggacagagagatagggagacacagaatttgaagcaggatccaggctctgagctgtcagcacagagcccacactgggctcaaactcactgactgtgagatcatgaactgagctgaagtctgatgcttgactgactgagccacccagatgcaccccacccccacttgagTTTCTTAAAAACCTGCAATACCACAGCAAAATCTCCATTTGCATTACAGCCCACAACTGCTCTGGAGTATCTCCTTCTCTCATTTCCCAATATCCAGTCTTCCTGctgttttctccctgtctttcccccCATCTCACCCTTCCTTGATCACAATAGCCTCTTTCAAGTAAGATGGAGTCTCTCTTCCAAGGGCAAGGGGTTTGGAGAAATGATGGGTTTTGTAAGAAGAAACCGGGGTCTAAGTTTTGTGGAAACCATTGTTAAAATTCTCAAGAATTTTTGTACTACTTATGTCACCTCTTATTTTCATCACATTTCACAAACATCACTTTTTCTCCACTTCATCAGCTTCTCCAGGAAGAAActgtttcttccccttcctcttccattttcaaaTGCACATCTATTAAACTTCTTGTtacagtgtattttatttatttgatgtgacacagttaaaaaataaaacaaaataaaacaaatccagGGCTATTACAAACTCCCAATTCTCCAATTTACGAAGATTATAAATTGTATCAGAGTCTCCACTTGTCCTGACATAAAATGTAGACTTCAGTCCCTAAACAGTGGAAGGTTTTATGAGtattgaacaagaaaaaaaaaaaaaaaaaaagccttattcaGTGCTTGGCTAATACCATGCAGTGAATAAGAGACACACTCCCCTTAGCCTTTCCCATACATGTCTGTCTCTTCTAATAGACTTTGGGTTCCCTGAGGGCAAGAtacaagtaatatttattttagggcCTTGGTGACTAGAGAAAAGgcatttatttgacatttatagATTCATGAACGAATGAATGTGTGATCACCATCTTATGATGAAAGTGAACAAGCTGATTTGCCATTGCCTAGCTAATCCTCATGACTGCTGCCTCTGCATCTTTGCTGATGCCATTCTCTCCATCTAAAATTGCCCTCATTTTAACCTATCtataaaaattcaaagacaaaaaaagtctCCTCTGACTGAAAGCCTTTTATTATCATGCTAACAAGACTCCACTTCTTCTTCCACCAAGTTAAATTCCTATAGCAATCTACTTAAACTTTGGGGTATTTATCATGCGGAGATGTATTCCCTTTGATTATGTACACAATATATTGGTTGTTTTATTGAAAGGTCATTAAAAGCAGAACCTGTGAATTATTTGTCTTAATAATCCTACAAATATTAACAGAGTGGTCTTTAATCAATAGATTAAGTACTTTGGAATTTGCTTTTTGCATAAAGtctattagttgttttttttttttaatttttttttcaacatttatttatttattttgggacagagagagacagagcatgaacgggggaggggcagagagagagggagacacagaatcggaaacaggctccaggctctgagccatgagcccagagcctgacgcggggctcgaactcacggaccgcgagatcgtgacctggctgaagtcggacgcttaaccgactgcgccacccaggcgccccaagtctattagtttttaaaacaattttcttttcatacaCTATGGGCAGTATGACTGTTACATGTGATACATACAGCTAGCAATAATCCTGgttaaaataatattccatctgTCATGtatggttttgttcattttaggcaTCAGAAGTTTGACTGTAACACATCAAGCAAAGTCTATGTAActgttatacatacatataatctCTTACTTAGTTTATTGAGCTTACAGCTTgacaatgacaaaaattaaaagatactgaTTTATAGAACAGTGACTCCTATATATGTCCTGAGATCTAATACAATAGGAAtttctttccaaaacagaaaCCTTGACTTTCCCGATCCCCAAActatttctcttcatcttctccaTCTCAGGCACCAGCAATGCCATACACCCACATACAATTCACCACCAAATCCTACCAACTCTATAAAATTTACTCTGAATCTGACCAAATCTATTGTTAGCACTCTAGTTCAAACTACCATCATCTCACCTAAGATACTATGGCTTTCCAAATCACATCCCTGTTCTACTTTTGTTCTCCTAAAATCTATTCTCTGCACAGCAGCCTGAgtgttatttttagaaaagtacaTACTGAAGTtctaaaacagataaaaattaaccagtggtatttttaaaatcagaacagTGGCCGTCTGTGTGGTCAGGAGATTAAAGCAAGTATCTACTGGGTCagggcatgagggaacttttcTAAGGTTATGTTTATATTCTATGCCTTGATAGAAATTTGAGTGACATAGGCGTGCATTTGTTAAAACTATGAATATTATGTTAAGATTTGTGAttttaatgtatgcaaattttaaattaagagagAACTGTGAACAAATATAGTTGTAAACTCTAGCTAATGATACACGTGCTGAAGTATTTAGAGAAAAGGGTAGGtatcttcagtttattttgaaatacacccAAAAATGAAATGGATTTAATGGAGGAATAGACAgataaatagacacatagatataAGCAAATCTAATGAAATGTTGGTGGTAAAATCTAGTTA
It contains:
- the LOC123592939 gene encoding olfactory receptor 13D1, giving the protein MKMGNDSTVTKFFLVGLSKYPELQLFLFVLCLIMYVIILLGNSLLIVISTFDSRLHTPMYFFLGNLSFLDICYTSSSIPPMLVIFKSERKSISFIGCALQMVVSLGLGSTECILLVVMAYDRYVAICNPLRYPIIMNRVLCVHMAAWSWIIGCLNSLVQTVLTMVLPFCGNNVIDHITCEILALLKLICSDISINVLIMTVANIVLLVIPLLLILISYVFILSSILRINSAEGRKKAFSTCSAHLTVVILFYGSALFMYMKPKSKDTNTSDEIIGLSYGVVTPMLNPIIYSLRNKEVKEAVKKVLSRHLHLWKI